Proteins encoded together in one Bradyrhizobium sp. CB82 window:
- a CDS encoding long-chain fatty acid--CoA ligase — protein sequence MDLCHLIDRNAAFAPDKPAIRFEGKSLSYAAFAARIERTAGALKAELGVGRGDRVAILSLNRPDYLVLLYACARLGAMLVPLNWRLAVAEQLFILADAGAKMLVLEQAFAGVIPELERSLPGTIVLGLDFTPPNGSTFASLLEHGEGNARNPHTDLSSPLLIVYTSGTTGRPKGAVLRQDALFWNSVMSQHMHNLTSDDHVLTVLPFFHVGGLNIQTTPALHVGATVTIHSRFTPEAALAGFERDRPTLTVLVPTIIQALSDHPGWAAADLSSLKAIATGSTIVPPHLIERFVARGVPVLQVYGSTETCPIAVYTRLGGDLSRMGSTGLPGLCCEAKVIGDDGSELPPGVPGEIAVRGPNVFFEYWGNESATREALRDGWYRTGDIGLCDDDGYFWIRDRKKNLIISGGENIYPAEVERVLLEHPDVSECAVIGRSDPRWDEVPIAYVIPRSGRQLEAEQLKAHLQAQLARYKVPREIVFVGDLPRTALGKVQHFLLKRLDAQSRAQGEVS from the coding sequence GTGGACCTCTGTCATCTGATCGATCGCAACGCGGCATTCGCGCCGGACAAGCCAGCCATTCGTTTCGAAGGCAAGAGCTTAAGCTATGCGGCGTTTGCTGCGCGCATCGAGCGGACCGCCGGCGCTTTGAAAGCCGAGCTCGGCGTCGGCCGCGGCGATCGCGTTGCAATCCTGAGCCTGAATCGGCCCGACTACCTCGTATTGCTCTATGCCTGCGCGCGGCTGGGCGCGATGCTGGTCCCGCTGAACTGGCGGCTCGCGGTTGCCGAACAGCTTTTCATTCTCGCGGACGCCGGCGCCAAGATGCTGGTGCTCGAACAGGCCTTTGCCGGCGTCATTCCTGAACTCGAGCGAAGCCTGCCAGGGACCATCGTTCTTGGTCTGGATTTCACGCCGCCAAATGGCAGTACATTCGCCTCACTGCTTGAGCATGGCGAAGGCAACGCTCGCAATCCACATACCGATCTCTCCAGCCCGCTGCTCATCGTCTACACGTCGGGCACGACCGGCCGACCGAAGGGTGCGGTGCTGCGTCAGGACGCGCTGTTCTGGAACAGCGTCATGAGCCAGCACATGCACAACCTGACGTCGGATGATCACGTGCTGACGGTGCTGCCCTTCTTCCACGTCGGCGGGCTCAACATCCAGACCACGCCGGCTTTGCACGTGGGGGCGACCGTCACGATTCATTCGCGTTTCACACCGGAGGCGGCCCTTGCCGGCTTCGAGCGCGACCGCCCAACGCTGACCGTATTGGTGCCGACGATCATCCAGGCGTTGAGCGATCATCCGGGCTGGGCTGCGGCCGATCTTTCGTCCTTGAAGGCCATCGCCACCGGATCAACCATCGTGCCGCCGCACCTGATCGAACGTTTCGTTGCGCGCGGTGTTCCGGTCTTGCAAGTCTACGGCTCGACCGAGACCTGCCCGATCGCCGTCTATACGCGGCTCGGCGGCGACCTATCGCGCATGGGCTCGACGGGTCTTCCAGGGCTCTGCTGTGAAGCGAAAGTGATCGGCGACGACGGCAGCGAGCTGCCGCCGGGAGTGCCTGGCGAGATCGCGGTACGTGGTCCCAACGTCTTCTTCGAATATTGGGGCAACGAGAGTGCTACCCGCGAAGCACTGCGCGACGGCTGGTATCGCACCGGCGATATCGGCCTGTGCGACGACGACGGGTATTTCTGGATCCGGGATCGCAAGAAGAACCTGATCATTTCCGGCGGTGAGAATATCTATCCGGCCGAGGTCGAACGCGTTCTGCTCGAGCATCCCGACGTCAGCGAATGTGCGGTGATCGGCAGATCCGACCCGCGCTGGGACGAGGTGCCAATCGCTTATGTGATCCCGCGATCAGGCCGCCAGCTCGAGGCTGAGCAGTTAAAAGCGCATCTCCAGGCACAGCTCGCGCGCTACAAGGTCCCGCGCGAAATCGTCTTCGTCGGCGACCTGCCGCGCACTGCGCTGGGCAAGGTCCAGCATTTCCTGCTGAAGCGGCTCGACGCACAGTCCCGCGCACAAGGAGAAGTCTCTTGA
- a CDS encoding cupin domain-containing protein, with amino-acid sequence MKSEITGITRANEGIQGISWNILGQTYVPKSYAEHSFSWHATLPPGTFVPPHIHPDQDEYLYMLEGKLDFVLGNTEAQATPGDLIRLGMGIPHGIFNKSDQTAKVLFWVSPSRKLYDLFWGLHNMKEQKPEDVVAMAAEFNIHFLPPPPS; translated from the coding sequence GTGAAGAGCGAGATCACCGGCATCACCAGGGCCAATGAAGGTATCCAGGGCATTTCCTGGAACATTCTCGGCCAGACCTATGTGCCAAAGAGCTATGCCGAGCACAGCTTCTCCTGGCATGCAACGCTTCCGCCCGGCACCTTCGTTCCGCCGCACATCCATCCGGACCAGGACGAGTATCTCTATATGTTGGAGGGAAAGCTCGATTTCGTGCTCGGCAATACCGAAGCGCAGGCGACGCCGGGCGACTTGATCCGCCTCGGCATGGGCATTCCGCACGGCATCTTCAACAAGTCGGACCAGACGGCGAAGGTGCTATTCTGGGTATCACCGAGCCGCAAGCTCTATGACCTGTTCTGGGGCCTTCATAACATGAAGGAACAGAAGCCTGAGGACGTCGTCGCGATGGCCGCAGAGTTCAACATCCACTTCCTGCCCCCGCCGCCGTCCTAG
- a CDS encoding flavin-dependent oxidoreductase produces the protein MKAIVVGGGIGGLTTALMLRSRGIACEIFEQADTIRELGVGINTLPHAMRELAGLGLLPKLDEVAIRTDQLYYLNRHGQEVWREARGIDAGHDVPQFSIHRGRLQGVIHRAVEERLGPEVIHTGRRLGAFTQDEGGVTAYFFDRSGGHVHTARGDILIGADGIHSRVRETLFPNEGPPCWNGLMLWRGARDWPLFLTGKSMIVAGGLNAKVVVYPIAEGSSPASRLTNWAVLVKIGEGNAPPPRKEDWSRPGRREELMPHVARFSVPYVDVRSLISATPEFYEYPTCDRDPLPYWSSGRVTLLGDAAHPMYPVGSNGASQAILDARCLADLLARSEHPRQALLEYEKKRLPMTAEIVRSNRRGGPEGVIDAVEQLAPDGFDNVENVLSYSQREAIVRGYATKAGFAAVPGLAAVRA, from the coding sequence ATGAAGGCGATTGTCGTCGGTGGCGGTATCGGAGGTCTCACCACGGCGTTGATGCTGCGCTCGCGCGGCATCGCTTGCGAGATTTTCGAACAAGCAGATACCATTCGCGAACTCGGCGTCGGCATCAACACCCTGCCGCATGCCATGCGCGAGCTTGCCGGGCTTGGTCTCTTGCCGAAGCTCGACGAGGTCGCGATCCGCACCGACCAGCTCTATTATCTCAATCGTCACGGTCAGGAAGTCTGGCGCGAAGCTCGCGGCATTGATGCCGGCCATGACGTGCCGCAGTTCTCGATTCATCGCGGCCGTCTGCAAGGCGTCATCCACCGCGCGGTCGAAGAGCGACTGGGGCCCGAGGTCATTCACACCGGTCGTCGCCTGGGCGCCTTCACCCAGGACGAAGGCGGCGTCACCGCCTATTTCTTCGATCGCTCCGGCGGACACGTCCACACGGCGCGTGGTGATATCCTGATCGGTGCGGACGGCATCCACTCCCGCGTGCGCGAGACGCTGTTTCCAAATGAGGGGCCGCCCTGCTGGAACGGCCTGATGCTGTGGCGTGGCGCGCGCGACTGGCCGCTGTTCCTCACCGGCAAGTCGATGATCGTCGCCGGTGGCCTGAACGCCAAGGTCGTGGTCTATCCGATCGCCGAGGGCTCGAGCCCCGCGAGCCGCCTCACGAACTGGGCGGTGCTGGTGAAGATCGGCGAGGGCAATGCGCCGCCGCCGCGCAAGGAGGACTGGTCGCGGCCGGGCCGGCGCGAGGAGCTGATGCCGCACGTCGCGCGCTTCTCGGTGCCCTATGTCGACGTCAGGAGCCTGATCTCGGCAACGCCCGAGTTCTACGAATACCCAACCTGCGACCGCGATCCCTTGCCTTATTGGTCGTCGGGACGGGTTACGCTGCTGGGCGATGCCGCGCATCCAATGTATCCGGTCGGCTCGAACGGCGCGTCGCAGGCCATTCTCGATGCGCGCTGCCTTGCGGATTTGCTGGCGCGCTCCGAGCACCCGCGCCAGGCGCTGCTCGAGTACGAGAAGAAGCGCCTGCCGATGACGGCCGAGATTGTTCGCTCCAATCGTCGCGGCGGCCCGGAAGGGGTGATTGACGCCGTCGAGCAGCTCGCGCCCGACGGTTTCGACAATGTCGAGAACGTCCTGAGCTACTCGCAGCGCGAGGCGATCGTGCGGGGCTATGCGACCAAGGCCGGCTTCGCCGCCGTGCCGGGCCTTGCCGCCGTCAGGGCGTGA
- a CDS encoding enoyl-CoA hydratase family protein yields MSRPANPVTVPLADYSPQHFLLAVVDHVATVTLNRPERKNPLTFESYRELTDFFRACAFDDDVKAIIVTGAGGNFSSGGDVFEIIGPLVKMDTKGLTAFTRMTGDLVKAMRACPQPIVAAVEGICAGAGAIVAMASDMRLATGGAKVAFLFNKVGLAGCDMGACAILPRIIGQSRASELLYTGRFMTAEEGERWGFFSRIVTSDQVLPQAQLLAKQVAEGPSFANTMTKRMLAMEWAMSVEEAIEAEAVAQALCMTTADFKRAFEAFANKVKPGFRGD; encoded by the coding sequence ATGAGCAGACCAGCCAATCCCGTTACCGTGCCGTTGGCGGACTATTCGCCTCAGCATTTCCTGCTTGCAGTGGTTGACCATGTGGCCACGGTCACGCTGAATCGCCCGGAACGAAAAAATCCCCTGACGTTCGAGAGCTATCGCGAGCTCACCGACTTCTTCCGCGCCTGTGCGTTCGACGACGACGTGAAGGCCATCATCGTCACGGGTGCCGGCGGCAATTTCTCCTCGGGCGGTGACGTGTTCGAGATCATCGGCCCCCTCGTCAAGATGGACACCAAAGGGCTCACCGCGTTTACTCGGATGACCGGCGATCTCGTGAAGGCGATGCGGGCCTGCCCACAACCGATCGTTGCAGCGGTCGAAGGTATCTGCGCCGGTGCTGGCGCCATTGTCGCTATGGCATCGGACATGCGGCTGGCGACAGGTGGGGCAAAGGTCGCATTTCTCTTCAACAAGGTTGGGCTCGCCGGCTGCGATATGGGGGCCTGCGCCATCCTGCCGCGGATCATCGGCCAATCGCGTGCCTCGGAGCTGCTTTACACCGGTCGTTTCATGACTGCGGAAGAGGGCGAGCGCTGGGGCTTCTTCAGCCGCATCGTCACGTCGGATCAGGTTTTGCCGCAGGCGCAACTGCTGGCGAAGCAAGTCGCGGAAGGCCCGTCCTTCGCCAACACCATGACCAAGCGCATGCTGGCCATGGAATGGGCCATGTCGGTGGAAGAGGCGATCGAGGCGGAAGCCGTGGCACAGGCGCTCTGCATGACCACGGCCGATTTCAAGCGCGCTTTCGAGGCTTTCGCCAACAAAGTCAAGCCGGGCTTCAGGGGCGATTAA
- a CDS encoding ABC transporter substrate-binding protein gives MNMQLKLAGLALLVGAALDPALAQQKIKLGVIVTLSGPAAALGQQVRDGFALAVKDLGGKMGGRDVEVMVVDDELKPDAAVTKVKGLLERDKVDFVVGPIFSNILQAIHRPITESKTFLISPNAGPSTYAGKDCSPFFYVTSYQNDQVHEILGKVAQDRGYKRMYVMVPNYQAGKDSAAGFKLDYKGEIVEESYMPLNTLDFQPELSKIASLKPDALFTFMPGGLGVNLVKQYRQAGLADTIPVLSAFTVDESTLPAQQDAAVGMFGGANWAPNLDTPQNKKFVAAYEAAYNGVPGTYAFQAYDAAMLIDSAVKAVKGDLSNKDAVGAALKKADFTSLRGSFKFNTNGYPIQDFYLTKVAKRPDGKFQTEIVQKVFENYGDRYAKDCKPTN, from the coding sequence ATGAACATGCAACTGAAGTTGGCGGGATTGGCTTTGCTCGTAGGTGCCGCACTGGATCCGGCGCTTGCGCAGCAGAAGATCAAGCTCGGCGTGATCGTGACCTTGTCGGGACCTGCCGCCGCGCTCGGCCAGCAGGTTCGCGACGGCTTCGCGCTCGCGGTCAAGGATCTCGGCGGCAAGATGGGCGGCCGCGATGTCGAGGTCATGGTCGTCGATGACGAGCTAAAACCGGATGCGGCGGTAACCAAGGTCAAGGGCCTGCTCGAGCGCGACAAGGTCGATTTCGTGGTCGGGCCGATCTTCTCCAACATCCTGCAAGCGATTCATCGCCCAATCACCGAGTCCAAGACATTCCTGATCAGCCCGAATGCCGGCCCATCGACATACGCCGGCAAGGACTGCAGCCCGTTCTTCTACGTGACCTCCTATCAGAACGATCAGGTGCACGAGATCCTCGGCAAGGTGGCCCAGGATCGCGGCTACAAGCGTATGTATGTGATGGTGCCTAACTATCAGGCCGGCAAGGATTCGGCGGCCGGTTTCAAGCTCGACTACAAGGGCGAAATCGTCGAGGAATCCTATATGCCGCTCAACACGCTGGACTTCCAGCCGGAGCTTTCGAAGATCGCCTCGCTCAAGCCCGATGCGCTCTTCACCTTCATGCCGGGTGGCCTTGGCGTGAACCTCGTCAAGCAGTACCGGCAGGCAGGGCTTGCCGATACGATCCCGGTGCTATCGGCCTTCACGGTGGACGAGTCGACCTTGCCGGCGCAGCAGGACGCGGCCGTCGGCATGTTCGGTGGTGCGAACTGGGCGCCCAATCTCGACACCCCCCAAAACAAGAAGTTCGTCGCGGCCTATGAAGCCGCCTACAACGGCGTGCCCGGCACCTATGCCTTCCAGGCCTACGACGCCGCGATGTTGATCGACAGCGCGGTCAAGGCGGTGAAGGGCGACCTCTCAAACAAGGACGCGGTCGGTGCGGCCCTGAAGAAGGCCGATTTCACCTCGCTGCGCGGCTCCTTCAAATTCAACACCAACGGCTATCCGATTCAGGACTTTTATCTAACCAAGGTCGCCAAGCGCCCTGACGGAAAATTTCAGACCGAGATCGTTCAAAAGGTTTTCGAGAACTACGGTGACCGTTACGCAAAAGACTGCAAGCCGACGAATTAA
- a CDS encoding alpha/beta hydrolase has protein sequence MQQPRPTITGNGRFAYEVAGSPGATPLVFLHGIGGSARAWRHQLTTFGSRFQAIAWDMPGYGGSKSLPEVSIAALAEALQEFLQQIEVDRPVLVGHSIGGMIVQQWLTQHPQAARAVVLAQTSPAFGKSDGDWQRSFIAARLGPLDRGETMASLAPSLVKDLVGDDPDANGMNVARDCMASVPEASYRAMMLALIGFDRRSALKDIAVPTLLLSGSRDNNAPAPMMAKMAGFIPAARYVELTGVGHLANLERPDAFNAAIDDFLRSSVARTQATEQ, from the coding sequence GTGCAGCAACCGAGGCCGACGATAACGGGGAATGGACGCTTCGCCTATGAGGTCGCAGGCAGTCCGGGTGCGACACCTTTGGTCTTTCTGCATGGCATTGGCGGTTCAGCGCGCGCCTGGCGCCACCAGCTCACCACATTTGGCAGCCGGTTTCAGGCGATTGCCTGGGATATGCCGGGCTATGGCGGTTCGAAATCGCTCCCCGAGGTCAGCATCGCTGCCTTGGCGGAGGCGTTGCAGGAGTTCCTGCAACAGATCGAAGTCGACAGGCCCGTCCTGGTTGGACATTCGATCGGCGGGATGATCGTGCAGCAATGGCTGACGCAACATCCTCAGGCCGCACGCGCCGTCGTATTGGCGCAGACCAGCCCGGCTTTTGGCAAGTCCGACGGTGACTGGCAAAGATCGTTCATTGCAGCGCGGCTTGGCCCGCTCGATCGCGGCGAGACCATGGCCTCGCTCGCCCCCTCCCTTGTCAAGGATCTGGTTGGTGACGATCCCGATGCGAATGGCATGAATGTCGCGCGCGACTGCATGGCCAGCGTGCCGGAGGCGAGCTATCGCGCGATGATGCTCGCCTTGATCGGATTCGACCGGCGGAGCGCACTCAAGGACATCGCCGTTCCAACGCTACTCCTGTCCGGATCCAGAGATAACAATGCGCCTGCGCCTATGATGGCGAAAATGGCGGGCTTTATTCCGGCGGCTCGCTATGTGGAACTCACCGGCGTGGGCCACCTCGCCAATCTTGAACGGCCTGACGCGTTCAACGCTGCAATTGATGATTTTCTGAGATCGAGCGTGGCCAGAACACAGGCGACCGAGCAATGA
- a CDS encoding NAD/NADP-dependent octopine/nopaline dehydrogenase family protein, producing the protein MKIAVLGGGNGSFAAAGDFTLSGHEVRLWRRHEDQVEAHRAAGSRILVKDHNGAHDVKLALVTTDIADAVSGTELILCPAPAFAQPDIARLLAPHLQDGQVVFLPPATFGSMIFALALRDSGNRAKVSFAETGTLPWLTRKHGPFEVAVTIRAKRLPVGVFPLNLAAYALNVVGRAFPGAIEPCGDALSGALMNAGPIIHPPLIVMNAGPIEHFERWDIHKEGTQAAIRRVTDTLDAERIAVREKLGYGAPHFPLAHHYAKEGEIWMYGRGSHDRLTDSGDWRERIVLRDHRYMREDLRLGLSFLVSVAELASVATPLARAFLAIGGAVCGENFAVGGRTLATLGLGHLNRADLQTLLREGFDR; encoded by the coding sequence TTGAAGATTGCCGTTCTGGGCGGCGGCAACGGCTCGTTCGCTGCCGCCGGTGATTTCACGCTTTCCGGACATGAGGTGCGGCTCTGGCGACGCCACGAAGATCAAGTGGAAGCTCACCGCGCAGCCGGCTCGCGCATCCTCGTCAAGGACCACAATGGCGCGCACGACGTGAAGCTTGCGCTGGTCACGACCGATATCGCCGACGCGGTCAGCGGCACCGAACTGATCTTGTGCCCAGCGCCGGCCTTTGCCCAACCGGACATCGCTCGCCTGCTCGCGCCGCACCTGCAGGATGGACAGGTCGTGTTTCTACCGCCGGCAACCTTCGGCTCGATGATCTTCGCTCTGGCTCTGCGCGACTCTGGCAATCGCGCCAAGGTGAGCTTTGCCGAAACCGGCACGCTGCCCTGGCTGACGCGCAAGCATGGGCCGTTCGAGGTCGCGGTCACGATCCGCGCCAAGCGATTGCCGGTCGGCGTGTTCCCGCTGAATTTGGCCGCGTACGCCCTCAACGTGGTCGGCCGCGCGTTTCCTGGTGCGATTGAACCCTGTGGAGACGCTCTCTCCGGCGCTTTGATGAACGCGGGACCGATCATTCACCCACCGCTGATCGTCATGAACGCCGGTCCAATCGAGCACTTTGAACGCTGGGACATCCACAAGGAAGGAACGCAGGCGGCGATCCGCAGGGTGACGGATACACTCGATGCCGAACGCATCGCGGTGCGCGAAAAGCTTGGCTACGGAGCCCCGCATTTTCCACTCGCCCATCACTACGCCAAGGAAGGTGAGATCTGGATGTATGGCCGCGGCTCGCACGATCGCCTCACCGACTCCGGCGATTGGCGCGAGCGGATCGTACTCAGGGACCACCGCTACATGCGGGAAGATCTCCGACTCGGGCTCTCGTTCCTTGTCTCGGTCGCCGAGCTGGCCAGCGTTGCGACACCGCTCGCAAGGGCCTTCCTCGCCATTGGCGGAGCAGTCTGCGGCGAGAATTTTGCGGTAGGAGGCCGTACGCTCGCAACCTTGGGTCTCGGCCATCTCAACCGGGCTGACCTGCAGACGCTCCTGCGTGAGGGCTTTGACCGATGA
- a CDS encoding SDR family oxidoreductase, with amino-acid sequence MSGLPRSSHALVTGGSRGIGRAIASALTGAGATVTVLGRNAATLEDAVNGGAAHFAAVADVSDEAALRAAITKAAERQPIDILIANAGSAESAPFAKSDAALFARMMDVNFMGVVHAVGAVLPGMKDRPYGRVVAIASTAGLKGYAYVSAYAAAKHAVVGLVRSLALEMAGSNVTVNAVCPGFTDTDLVADSIENVMKKTGRSREQAIADLARHNPQGRLVTPQEVADTVLWLCGEGAGAITGQSIAVAGGEI; translated from the coding sequence ATGTCCGGACTGCCGCGTTCTTCGCATGCTCTGGTGACAGGCGGCAGCCGCGGTATTGGTCGCGCGATCGCGTCAGCTTTGACAGGAGCCGGCGCCACGGTCACCGTACTCGGCCGCAATGCTGCGACGCTGGAAGACGCTGTCAATGGAGGTGCGGCGCATTTTGCTGCTGTCGCCGATGTCTCCGATGAGGCGGCGCTGAGGGCTGCGATCACGAAGGCGGCTGAACGACAGCCCATCGATATCCTGATCGCGAATGCCGGTAGCGCTGAATCCGCTCCATTCGCGAAATCGGATGCTGCGCTCTTTGCCCGGATGATGGACGTCAATTTCATGGGCGTGGTGCACGCCGTCGGGGCCGTGTTGCCCGGGATGAAGGATCGGCCTTATGGCCGCGTCGTCGCGATCGCATCGACCGCGGGACTGAAAGGCTATGCCTACGTCAGCGCTTATGCCGCAGCCAAACACGCCGTGGTCGGGCTCGTGCGTTCGCTGGCGCTGGAAATGGCTGGTAGCAATGTCACCGTGAACGCTGTCTGCCCGGGATTTACGGATACGGACCTCGTTGCCGATAGCATCGAGAACGTCATGAAGAAGACAGGGCGGAGCCGCGAGCAGGCGATCGCCGATCTCGCGCGGCACAACCCGCAGGGCCGGCTCGTCACGCCTCAGGAGGTGGCAGACACGGTGCTCTGGCTATGTGGAGAAGGTGCCGGCGCGATCACGGGCCAGTCGATCGCGGTGGCCGGTGGCGAAATATAG
- a CDS encoding 3-hydroxybutyryl-CoA dehydrogenase, with the protein MTARTNIACLGAGRMGRGIAVAFAYAGHAVTMIDIKGRSAEDFARLEADALNEVRKTFASLARLGLLADAQADMLIRRVSVVPAGESDTALSSAGLVFEGVPEVVELKREVLAATSKRVGRDTIIASTTSTILVDDLSGAIEHPGRFLNVHWLNPAYLIPLVEVSPGAATDPIVIDEVKALLEGIGKMPVVCAATPGFIVPRIQALAMNEAARMVEEGVASAEEIDKAIRYGFGFRYAVLGLLEFIDWGGGDILFYASRYLEGALGSDRYRAPEVISRNMQEGRIGLRTGAGFLDYSGLDVDAYRETRLKAMVDLLRHFGLARPPVFDGD; encoded by the coding sequence ATGACCGCCCGCACTAACATCGCTTGTCTCGGCGCCGGCCGCATGGGCCGAGGGATTGCGGTCGCCTTCGCTTATGCGGGGCATGCCGTGACCATGATCGACATTAAGGGCCGCTCTGCCGAAGATTTCGCAAGGCTTGAGGCGGACGCGTTGAACGAGGTCCGCAAGACGTTCGCGAGTCTGGCGCGCCTGGGGCTGCTCGCCGACGCGCAAGCCGACATGCTCATCAGACGAGTCTCGGTGGTACCGGCCGGTGAAAGCGATACAGCCCTGTCCAGCGCCGGCCTCGTCTTCGAAGGCGTGCCTGAGGTCGTCGAGCTCAAGCGAGAGGTGCTTGCGGCCACCTCCAAACGGGTTGGACGCGACACCATCATCGCCTCCACGACATCGACAATCCTCGTCGACGATCTCTCCGGTGCGATCGAACATCCCGGCCGCTTCCTGAACGTGCACTGGCTCAATCCGGCCTATCTGATCCCGCTCGTCGAGGTGTCGCCGGGCGCTGCCACCGATCCGATCGTTATCGACGAAGTCAAGGCGCTGCTCGAAGGCATCGGCAAGATGCCGGTGGTCTGCGCCGCAACGCCCGGCTTCATCGTCCCGCGCATCCAGGCGCTTGCCATGAACGAAGCTGCGCGCATGGTCGAGGAAGGTGTTGCCAGCGCCGAGGAGATCGACAAGGCAATCCGTTACGGGTTCGGCTTCCGCTATGCGGTCCTGGGGCTACTGGAGTTCATCGATTGGGGCGGTGGCGACATCCTCTTCTACGCCAGCCGCTATCTCGAGGGCGCGCTCGGTAGCGACCGCTATCGGGCACCGGAGGTCATTTCCCGCAACATGCAGGAAGGCCGAATCGGACTCCGTACCGGGGCGGGCTTCCTCGACTATTCAGGCCTCGATGTCGACGCCTATCGCGAGACGCGGCTCAAGGCGATGGTCGACCTGCTCCGGCACTTTGGCCTTGCGCGGCCGCCGGTGTTCGACGGCGACTAG
- a CDS encoding acyl-CoA dehydrogenase family protein, which translates to MTMQVKKTSTADKLTLDAPIFDPVAFRLDGEQAAVIARAREIGQSVFAGRAAAYDRDATFPIENYRDLHRAGLLGITIPKKHGGLGASYQTYALAAAEIGRYCGATALTWNMHVCSTLWSGPLADDLDMDDATRAEHERRRTIHYKRIVEDGAIYSQPFSEGGAAAAGGVAFGTEAKPIGDGWIINGKKIFASLSGHADYYGALCTEVKEGEKASRRNTLYLAIPAKAEGVSVVGDWDPLGMRGTVSRTLLFKDVFVPKEAALMPRGVYFQAAMRWPHMFLTLSPTYMGLAQAAYDFTVRYLRGEVPDMPPVKRRMYPTKQIAVAQMQIKLEQIKAIWFQAVSEARANPSKEQVLRAYAAQYSVMEGANELAALAIRTCGGQAMLKSLPLERIYRDSRCGSLMLPWTAELCLDRIGREALYEPGESDD; encoded by the coding sequence ATGACCATGCAAGTCAAGAAGACGAGCACTGCCGACAAGCTCACGCTCGACGCGCCGATCTTCGATCCCGTCGCATTCCGTCTGGACGGCGAGCAGGCGGCGGTCATCGCGCGGGCGCGGGAGATTGGCCAGAGCGTGTTCGCCGGACGCGCCGCGGCCTATGACCGCGATGCGACGTTCCCAATCGAGAATTATCGCGATCTGCACCGCGCAGGCCTGCTCGGTATCACTATTCCCAAGAAGCATGGCGGGCTTGGTGCCAGCTACCAGACCTACGCGCTCGCTGCGGCCGAGATCGGTCGCTATTGCGGCGCGACCGCGCTCACCTGGAACATGCATGTCTGTTCGACCCTGTGGTCGGGACCGTTGGCTGACGACCTCGACATGGACGACGCGACGCGCGCCGAGCACGAGCGCCGTCGCACGATCCACTACAAGCGCATCGTCGAGGATGGTGCAATCTACTCGCAGCCGTTCTCGGAAGGGGGCGCGGCGGCCGCAGGCGGCGTTGCCTTCGGCACCGAGGCAAAACCCATTGGCGACGGCTGGATCATCAACGGCAAGAAGATATTTGCCTCACTCTCCGGCCATGCCGATTACTACGGCGCGCTCTGCACCGAGGTAAAAGAAGGCGAAAAGGCCTCACGCCGCAATACGCTCTACCTTGCCATTCCCGCCAAGGCGGAAGGCGTATCTGTCGTCGGGGATTGGGATCCGCTTGGGATGCGCGGGACGGTCTCACGCACGCTCCTGTTCAAGGACGTGTTCGTGCCGAAAGAAGCCGCCCTGATGCCGCGCGGCGTCTATTTCCAGGCGGCAATGCGCTGGCCGCACATGTTCCTGACGTTGTCGCCGACCTATATGGGCCTTGCGCAGGCGGCCTATGACTTCACCGTGCGCTATTTGCGCGGCGAGGTCCCCGACATGCCGCCGGTCAAGCGCAGGATGTACCCCACCAAGCAGATCGCCGTCGCGCAGATGCAGATCAAGCTCGAGCAGATCAAGGCGATCTGGTTTCAAGCCGTCAGCGAGGCGCGCGCCAACCCGAGCAAGGAGCAGGTGTTGCGGGCCTATGCGGCACAGTATTCGGTGATGGAGGGCGCCAATGAGCTCGCAGCTCTGGCGATCCGCACCTGCGGAGGCCAGGCCATGCTCAAATCATTGCCGCTGGAGCGCATCTATCGCGACAGCCGTTGTGGCTCGCTGATGCTGCCCTGGACGGCCGAGCTCTGCCTCGATCGCATCGGGCGCGAGGCGCTGTACGAGCCCGGCGAATCGGACGACTGA